In one window of Shewanella goraebulensis DNA:
- a CDS encoding NAD-dependent malic enzyme, whose protein sequence is MDDNKRPLYLPFAGPAILESPLLNKGTAFSEEERIYFNLEGLIPWVIETIEEQASRAYEQYKSFSNDLDKHIYLRNIQDTNETLFYRLVRNHISEMMPIIYTPTVGLACERFSKNYRRNRGLFISYDNKDRIDDILNNSTRHKVKVIVVTDGERILGLGDQGIGGMGIPIGKLSLYTSCGGISPAYCLAITLDVGTDNPNLLDDPMYMGSRHPRIGGEEYADFIEEFMQAVSRRWPEALIQFEDFAQKNAMPLLERYKDRFCTFNDDIQGTAAVTVGSLLAACKAANTQLCQQRVAFLGAGSAGCGIAEAIVAQMVSEGISDEQARSQVFMVDRWGLLLDNMPTLLDFQKKLAQKTVNVEQWDGFSDHISLLDVVNNAKPTVLIGVSGAPGLFTEEIIRAMHSHCKRPIVFPLSNPTSRVEATPKDVLHWTSGQALVATGSPFEPVVIDGETFEIAQCNNSFIFPGIGLGVLASGATRVSDEMLMASSLALSECSPLGKNGSGSLLPALEDIQEVSKYIAFAVAKKAIEQELALPCPDDLLIQKIDSNFWEPEYRRYRRTSF, encoded by the coding sequence ATGGACGATAATAAACGCCCTCTCTATCTTCCTTTCGCAGGTCCGGCCATTCTTGAGTCTCCTTTGCTAAATAAAGGCACCGCCTTTAGCGAAGAAGAGCGCATTTACTTTAATCTTGAAGGGCTAATTCCTTGGGTTATTGAAACCATTGAAGAGCAAGCATCACGAGCTTATGAACAATATAAAAGTTTCAGTAATGACCTCGATAAGCATATTTACCTGCGTAATATTCAAGATACTAACGAAACCTTATTCTATCGCTTAGTGCGCAACCACATCAGTGAAATGATGCCGATTATCTACACCCCTACAGTGGGTTTAGCTTGTGAGCGCTTTTCGAAAAACTATCGCCGTAACCGTGGCCTGTTTATCTCATACGACAACAAAGACCGTATTGATGACATTTTAAATAACTCAACCCGTCACAAAGTGAAAGTCATTGTAGTAACAGATGGCGAACGCATTTTAGGCCTTGGCGATCAAGGTATTGGTGGCATGGGGATCCCAATTGGTAAGTTATCGTTATACACCAGTTGTGGTGGTATAAGTCCAGCCTATTGCTTGGCGATTACCTTGGATGTGGGTACCGATAATCCTAATTTACTAGACGACCCTATGTACATGGGCTCGCGTCATCCTCGTATTGGTGGCGAAGAATACGCAGACTTTATCGAAGAGTTCATGCAAGCAGTGAGTCGCCGCTGGCCTGAAGCGTTAATTCAATTTGAAGATTTTGCTCAGAAAAATGCCATGCCATTACTTGAGCGATATAAAGACAGATTCTGTACTTTCAATGATGATATTCAAGGCACTGCAGCAGTGACTGTCGGCTCATTATTGGCGGCATGTAAGGCGGCTAATACTCAACTTTGTCAGCAGCGTGTCGCTTTTTTAGGTGCTGGCAGCGCAGGTTGTGGTATTGCTGAAGCCATTGTGGCACAAATGGTTTCTGAAGGTATTTCAGATGAACAAGCACGTTCGCAAGTCTTTATGGTCGATCGTTGGGGTTTATTGCTTGATAACATGCCAACCTTACTCGACTTCCAAAAGAAACTGGCACAAAAAACAGTCAATGTTGAGCAGTGGGATGGTTTTAGCGATCATATTTCATTACTTGATGTGGTAAATAATGCCAAACCAACCGTATTAATTGGTGTATCTGGCGCGCCAGGTTTATTCACTGAAGAAATTATTCGTGCAATGCATAGCCATTGTAAACGTCCGATTGTATTCCCTTTATCGAACCCGACTAGCCGTGTTGAAGCGACACCTAAAGATGTGCTGCATTGGACTTCTGGTCAAGCATTAGTCGCGACAGGTAGTCCGTTTGAGCCAGTCGTCATTGATGGGGAAACCTTCGAAATAGCCCAATGTAATAATAGCTTTATCTTCCCTGGTATCGGTCTAGGCGTATTAGCTAGCGGGGCAACACGCGTGTCAGATGAAATGCTAATGGCTTCTAGTCTGGCGTTATCAGAATGCTCACCACTAGGTAAGAATGGCTCAGGTTCATTACTGCCAGCCCTTGAAGATATTCAAGAAGTCAGTAAATACATTGCCTTTGCCGTGGCGAAAAAAGCCATAGAACAAGAATTGGCATT